A part of Rhinatrema bivittatum chromosome 16, aRhiBiv1.1, whole genome shotgun sequence genomic DNA contains:
- the LOC115077255 gene encoding olfactory receptor 6F1-like, with protein MERNNNYTTVIEIHLIGFPIDGVLGIFLFLLFLVIYIITIIGNVAIMAITIVEPRLHTPMYFFLSNFSFMEIWYTSVTIPKMLRDFLVQDKTISISGCIAQCYFFFLFAAIENYLMAVMAYDRYLAICNPLRYTIIMVPWLCCLLAFGSWVSCIIYSLLPLFSLNKLSFCGPNQINHFFCDVAPLLSLSCTDITSLKLYFFSLAWIMLFSCLLFTIVSYAYILFTIFRISSVSGRQKAFSTCGSHLTVVIINYGAVIYLYVRPTGRQALQSDKVVSVIYSVVTPLLNPIIYSLRNKEVKESLRKALSRRFVVTKQNS; from the coding sequence ATGGAAAGAAACAACAACTACACCACTGTGATTGAGATTCATCTCATTGGATTCCCAATTGATGGGGTTCTGGGTATCTTCCTTTTCCTGCTCTTTTTAGTTATTTACATAATAACAATTATTGGCAATGTTGCAATCATGGCCATAACTATAGTGGAGCCCCGCCTCCACACCCCTATGTACTTCTTCCTGAGCAACTTCTCCTTCATGGAGATCTGGTACACCTCTGTCACCATCCCTAAAATGCTGAGAGACTTCCTGGTACAAGACAAAACTATTTCCATCAGTGGTTGTATTGCCCAGTgctatttcttttttctgttcGCTGCTATAGAAAATTATCTGATGGCAGTGATGGCTTATGATCGATACTTAGCCATATGTAACCCCTTGCGTTATACAATCATTATGGTTCCTTGGCTCTGCTGCCTGCTTGCTTTTGGGTCTTGGGTCAGTTGCATCATATATTCCTTGCTACCATTATTTTCCCTGAATAAACTTTCATTCTGTGGCCCAAATCAAATTAATCACTTCTTTTGTGATGTGGCCCCCTTGCTGAGTCTCTCATGCACAGATATAACTTCGTTAAAGTTGTATTTTTTCAGCCTGGCTTGGATAATGCTCTTCAGTTGCCTTCTTTTCACAATAGTCTCCTATGCCTATATACTCTTCACCATATTTAGAATCTCTTCTGTATCAGGTCGGCAGAAGGCATTCTCCACCTGTGGGTCCCACCTGACAGTGGTCATTATAAATTATGGGGCAGTGATCTATCTGTATGTAAGGCCTACTGGAAGACAAGCCTTACAGTCTGACAAGGTGGTTTCTGTTATCTATTCTGTGGTAactcctcttttgaaccccatcATTTATAGCCTCAGAAACAAGGAGGTGAAAGAGTCTTTGAGAAAAGCCTTGAGCAGAAGATTTGTAGTTACAAAGCAGAACTCATGA